Genomic segment of Drosophila simulans strain w501 chromosome 2R, Prin_Dsim_3.1, whole genome shotgun sequence:
GGGGGAAGTTTCGAAAGTTTTCGcatggaatttaatttgcacatGCCCGCTTCTTTCACTCCTGGCAAATGGCATGGACCACGTCTCGTATACGCAATGCGTTTgctgtaaaattaatttgaatattaattagcaCTGTGTGCTGTGTGGGGTCTCTCGTTACGCAGATTTAATTTCCCGAGCACTGAACTGTTCtaaacagaaataaatttaatttacccCGCCCCTCTTTTGGTTGCGTGTATTTTGATGGGCTGAATATGGGcgattttaattagatttattCCTGCATATTGAGATTGTAATGCAATGTATGATCTGGTTCTTTCAGTGTTTCGCTGCAACGCAAACTGGAGCATCCGACTTTGACATGGACGAGCTCGATGACCTGGACCAGGTGACCCAAGTGATTGGATACCATCCCCAGTTCCACGATCATTTCCTGGCCACGCAGAACTTCATTATGAAGGGCGATGGTCCGCTGCCGAACGATTACAGATACTACTTGGCCATAATTGTGAGTAAGAGCTCAGCATCAAACTGAATGAAATGCATACAGACATGAGCTCAGCGCACTCTATTTTCCGTTTGCTATTCCcaaaatttatttggctgcCAAACTGGCCCGAAACAATAGCCATTGATTGGGCCAATGAAGAACATGGCCTGCTGTGAATGCGAGCACACGGCTCTAAACAGCGAATCGGGAATCCGGTGCTGCTGGATCGCATTTGCATTGTTCTGTCTGACCTTTTGTTGGGAAACCCATTCGCAGCACGTACTGTGCATCTGGTGTGCGGAAGCTGCGAACTGCATTTCGCGTACTCGTTGAAATCAAATCCACCTGAGTCCGAGTGCACTTTTCAAATGAGGCAAAACAGGGCTTTTGGATTGGAAAAGAGCCTAGCTCTATCCCTAACAACCCGTTGGCATATCAAGAAGAGTGGCAAAGAATTAGACTCCAAGTGCCACTGAATATTAGAAGTCGAACTATTAATTCAACTAAGTCACTCGCCATCATAATTAAGATCCATTCTAATCACTTTCGGCCATAAAAGTAGGGATAAATgcgtaattaaaattgatttatgcttTCAGTTGCATGCATTGCGCAGGCGATGCCCATTCATTTTAGATTTTCGCAGCTGCAATTGGGAGATCGAAGTGCTAGAATAGAGGAAACAAACGcattaatcaattatttcacaAGTTTTCCAATTGTTGTTCTGCGCTATTCGGAGCAAATTAGTTGGCTTCTTGGCCCCTGAGTATAATTTATAGCCCAAGTTGTGCGTGTGCAATAATCGTAAACCCAATAAAAAGTACGTATATATCGTGTATAGTATTTGCTGTTTGTGGGTGACATTTTGGCCGACATTCGCTGGGTTGAATTATGAACACATTACAATTGGGACAGCTTTCCACGGGTTGTTTTTTGTCGCTactatttcacattttatttggcGGGAAAGTGCACCCAAGAGTCGCCTAGGGAACTGCGCGGATTCTGGCACTGCCTTTGTCTAGATTCGGGCCTCGAcgaatgtaaaattatttaagattTACGATGGCCTGTCAGGGCATGCCATGGTGCCATGATGCCATGGTTCGCCATGATGCCACGATTCCGCTGCCTGGCTGCCCAAGTCTCCTTAATGACGAACAGCTAAATGAAACGGAGAGGCCGGGCAGACAATGGGCCTTTTGCTCTGAATGCCCGAAAATGTGTTGTTTTGGGTCACAAACATCACAAACAGCCACACAcagccgcacacacacgcaccgcGATCGAAATAGGTGTCCACGTATTCTTGGCACCCGTTCAGGTGGTGGTGGCTCACTCGGAGGCGATCCCTCCCAGGTCCCGCGCTCTGGGGGATTTTCGATTGTGGGTCACGCCGCCTAACGCCGCGGAGTGCGGGAGGTTGGGGGCCAAGGTTAGGCGAGAAGATCAAAACAATTACGTAATGCCTAGAAAAATGTTACCTGAAACCAATACACCCTCACGCCTTCATTTCGCCAAGCGAATCGTTGGAGTTCTCGTGTGATAATTGATGGTGGGGAATAAAATCAAGCTTAAGTCTATATGTAGCTTATTATTATAATCCATTTTAGTTGcgattaaatgaaaacatatgCAGCTGTCATTAGCCAGCTAGTATTGAGTAAATCTTAATTAATTGCAACTTGCGACTTGGAATAAATGGTATCTCTGTTTGTGGTATCTCTAGGCTGCTGCCCGACATCAGTGTCCGTATCTGGTGAAGCGGTACGAGAAGGAGTTCATCAACCAGGGCGGCGATAGCGCCTGGCTGGGCGGCCTGGACTTCATACCCGCCAAACTACGTGCCATATACgatatcaataaaatattagcCCATCGGCCCTGGCTGCTGCGCAAGGAGCACATCGAGGTGGGTACTCCGCCGAGCGGATTTGGCTGCGGCAAGCGccgaatgaaaactttgtgcTCTTCCAGCGGCTCACCAAGGGGAAGAACAGCTGGTCGCTGTCGGAGGTGGTGCACGCCATGGTCCTGCTCTCGCACTTCCACTCGCTGTCCTCCTTTGTGTTCTCCTGCGGCCTCACACAAAAGCTGGACGGGCTGTCCAGTCCCAAGCTGAAGAGTCCGCCCGCCGCAGTGGGGGCCCTCGCACCCACCATCCTCATCACTCCCACCTCGCCGACGGAGGCGCAGAAGGGGAAGCCCGTGCTGGCGGAGATCTCGCTCAACAATGCAAATCCGGATTACAACAGCCAGACCGCAGCGAGCAGTAATGGAGGAGCTCCACCGGACTCCGCAAATGCGGCTGCGGATGGACCCGATGCAACGGCCCTTAACGGATATTTGGGTGAgtacacacagagagaaatctATTGTGCCAAAGAAATCTCAGTTGTAGTAAATTCTATCATATTGGAATGAACTTTAGTCCCTGCTACTCCTTAACTAACTTGATTGATTTGCAGCCACggcgcagcagctgccgcagcagcacgGCATCAGTGTGGAGACGCTGATGGAGCGCATGAAGGTCCTGTCCCAGAAGCAGGACGAGTGCAGCGAGGCGGAGCTGAGCAGCCGCTTCCAGAAGGTGGAGCAGCAGACGGCGGAGCTGGCGGCCGTGACTCCGGAGGCGGCTGTGGGCGTGCCCACCAACCTGTCGCACTACGTGGACGATGCCAACTTCATTTACCAGGACTTCGCCCGGCGCGGCACCGAGAGCATCAACACGTTTCGCATCCAGGACTACTCCTGGGAGGATCACGGCTACTCGCTGGTGGACGGGTGAGTGATGAGCCACGGCTGTTGTCCCACATGAGCTCAGTCTTGGATTCCCATTCAATCCCCAGGCTGTACAACGATGTGGGCATCTTCTTGGACGCCAAGTTTCGGGCCGCCTACAATCTCACCTACTGCACGATGGGCGGCATCAAGAATGTGGACACGTCCAAGTTCCGGCGGGCCATTTGGAACTACATCCAGTGCATCTACGGCATTCGCCACGACGACTACGACTATGGCGAAGTGAACCAGGTGAGGACCAAGAAATCACTTATGCTGGGCATTCACTTTCAAAGAGGTCTGAAAGTGTGCAACAGTCAACTTTGTAGCCGAATGCCTTGAAGAGCACTTGTGCCATTGAGTTCTTGGCCGATCCAagtattttccatattttccaattaactTTGTAAACATTCCTGAACCCCCAGCTCCTCGTGCGTCCcctgaaaatgtttattaagaCAGCCTGCTGCTTCCCCGAGCGAATCACCACCAAGGACTACGACAGTGTGCTGGTCGAGCTGCAGGACAGTGAAAAGGTGAGTGGAATTTCCCCAGCCATTAGTCGCCTCTAACTGATATCTGTGATATCCGCAGGTTCATGTGAATCTGATGATAATGGAAGCCCGTAATCAGGCCGAGTTACTCTATGCTCTGCGCGAGATAATGCGCTATATGACTTGATCTCATTAAGTGaataaacatacatacgtacgagtatatatacatacacgcCCAAAAACCACTCACCACACACATACCCACACAtgcataaaacattttgttattttgagAGAGCGCAACGGAAATTCGGCGaatcggaaacggaaacggaagctgCAGAGGATCCCAGAGGCAGGAAGAGCCGCTAAAACACTGTTTTGAACACAGCGAAAAGATGGAGTAAATGAGCGTGTGCCAAGCTACATGGGCGGCAATTAATAGCCATTCGATATCGGTGTCCATTAAATGAATGTGAATCGTTTACTACTCAATTAACAATAGTCTGTGTCTATGGTTAGCCAACACGCAAATTAATCACGTATACAACCGCAATGCAAGAATGGAAAATGATTCCCAAATCGAGCTGAACTCAAGAGCCAAACCTTCTGTCTGTTTCCCTTTCGTGAATGTGCAAGCAATAATCactgtacatatgtattatgttttgtttaattattttagcgcaataaatacaactttattttaattaaacgacccatgttttcttttctccCTCCTCCGTTTACGATCTCTTTTTTGTCCCTGATTACAATTATTATCCTGAGTTTGGTGTTTCGGACAGAAAACGACGGTGATTGGAATTGTCGAGCTTTTGATGGAGAGATAATAAGTATAAATGTCTATTTTGATAGTATTTAAATCAACTTAAATCAATGACTGTAATGTGTGTATCGcatctaaaatatttgtaaggCATTCAATGTCGTTGGTAATGCAAATGACACGAGGTCAAAAGTCAACTAGATACACTGTAAGCCGAGCTAGGAATTTAATCGGCAATATACGAATTTAAAATACACTTGCTACAGGGTATGGCATCTTTAAACGCTTAATTGGTCCTTGTTTGCTCACTTCCAATTCCAAGTTGAAACCTTTGTTGAGCGGAGGTACGCACATCTTACAGATGAATAAAGCGATTGTACCTTTTGCATTCGTGTAGATACATTTGACACTTTTGTCGAGATGCAGGTTTCGCGTGAAATGCAAACGAAATACTTTAGTCACAATGTTTAATCTTAAGGTTGTCCCACCTGAAGGAGGTTTTCAATACCACGCTTTGATGGGTTATACACACGATTTTGATGGGTCAATAGTGTTTACAAGCCATCTGTAGTATTAAAGCGATTTCGattaagtatatatttgtgcaatatttattGGTAATTGAAGTAAAATTAGCATGTAAACTGAAAACGCCGAGTTAATGGTTTCTGCAAGTAGGTACGGCTTAGTGCTTTGTAAGACCTCCAATTGTTTTCAGGCCCGTCAAGCGAGTTAGATACCACTGTACATAAAACTAGCGAGCTGTGGCAATTCAAAGATGTGATTTTaccgaatatatatacacgcaCATGTATTCCTTTGCAAATAACTAATACATAgacaagtatatatatttggccTAGATATAATACCTATAGTTTCCCATCCCCTCACACAGACTAGACTAAATTAATCGCTCCACATGTTCTTGCATCTAAATGGAACGGCGAGTGCAACTTGTAGGTGAAACTATTTAAGTCATAAGTGCATATTATAATTAAGACACAAGAGCTCAAAAAAGGCTGTTTAAAGTGAGTAAATATGAACGAATTTAACGTTTTTGAAGACGGCAATGCAATTGCTGTATAAACTAATAACTAGGCATGTTTTAGTGTTGAGTGTTTTTTGGTCAAATTATAAGTACATCTTTTCGAGCAGTGGCTCTTTCTAGAATTAAGTAAATCTATTAATCCAGTTTAAAGTGGGTGTTCAACAATCCAAGTATGTGTACATGTGACtttaaatcaaacaatttcccgttggaaattattttatcCGTCTATTTTTGATGTCCAGTCTAATCTTGAATGAAATATGATCGCCTAAATACAATACATACTATAAGAAACCACAAGAGAGCACCATTTCATAATTTCAAACGAAAGACAAATAAGTGTAATATTTCTTCTCAGATAAAATACACTATTTACTAACTATCTATACTACTATTTAAAAACGCTTGTTCTATGTGATAGATCAGCCCAACTGCGATAACCAAAATTTTGTGACTGCTCTTTGGAGATCTTATCTTGTATT
This window contains:
- the LOC6735925 gene encoding sestrin homolog codes for the protein MYYAVDYYADMGQISQDCFAATQTGASDFDMDELDDLDQVTQVIGYHPQFHDHFLATQNFIMKGDGPLPNDYRYYLAIIAAARHQCPYLVKRYEKEFINQGGDSAWLGGLDFIPAKLRAIYDINKILAHRPWLLRKEHIERLTKGKNSWSLSEVVHAMVLLSHFHSLSSFVFSCGLTQKLDGLSSPKLKSPPAAVGALAPTILITPTSPTEAQKGKPVLAEISLNNANPDYNSQTAASSNGGAPPDSANAAADGPDATALNGYLATAQQLPQQHGISVETLMERMKVLSQKQDECSEAELSSRFQKVEQQTAELAAVTPEAAVGVPTNLSHYVDDANFIYQDFARRGTESINTFRIQDYSWEDHGYSLVDGLYNDVGIFLDAKFRAAYNLTYCTMGGIKNVDTSKFRRAIWNYIQCIYGIRHDDYDYGEVNQLLVRPLKMFIKTACCFPERITTKDYDSVLVELQDSEKVHVNLMIMEARNQAELLYALREIMRYMT